Part of the Deltaproteobacteria bacterium genome is shown below.
CGCACAGCAGATCAGCGTATTCATAGAGAACAAGGCCGGGCGGCTGGCCGAGGTGACCCGCATCCTTTCGGAGGCTGGCATCAACATAAGGGCCTTAGCCCTTGCCGACACGTCCGATTTCGGGATTTTGCGGCTAATCGTGAACGACAACGACGGGGCCGAGGAGGCCCTTAAGCTAAGCGGCTTCACCGTGCGCAAGACGCGGGTTCTCGCGGTGGAGGTGCCGGACCGTCCGGGCGGGCTTCATGAGATTCTGGCCCGGCTGAACGATTCTGGAATCAACGTGGAGTATATGTACGCGTTCGTGCGTCAGTCCTCGGAGAACGCCATCATGATTTTCCGTTTCGACGATCCTGACGCGGCTGTTACCGTCCTGACCGAGAAAGGGTTCTCGGTCGTTCCGGGCGAAAAGCTGTACACGCTGTAACACCAATTCATAATGGGAGGGCAGTCATGTCGAGCATTAGGTCAAAAGCCGGAATCGTCGCGTTGTGCCTTCTGTCGGCTGTTGTGCTGATGGCTGGCGCAGCCTTTGGAGCGGACAAGCCGGTGCTGAAAATCGGCGGCGTTTTCACAGTAACGGGCCCGCAGTCCATGCTGGGCGACCCAGAAAAGAAAAGCATGGAGCTTTTCGTGGAGATGATCAACAAGAAGGGCGGCATCGACGGCCAGATGCTGGAAGCCGTAATTTACGATGACGAGGGCGATCCGGCCAAGGCCGTCTCCTACACCCAGCGCCTCATCAACATGGACAAGGTCGTGGCCATCGTGGGGCCCAGCCTCACCCCCACCACCATGCCCCTGATCGGCATCGCCAATGCGGCGGGCGTTCCCCTCATAAGCTGCGCGGCGGGCAACAAGATCACCCTTCCTCCCACGTCCTTCGTGTTCAAGACCGCCCAGAGCGACATACTGGCCGTGGCCACCATCTATCGCCAACTGAAGGCCAAAAAGATTAAGAAGGTTGCCCTTCTTTGCGTGGACACCAGCTTCGGCCAGAGCGGACGCGAGCAGTTGAAGGCCCAGGCGGCCCAGTTCGGAATCACCATAGTTGCCGACGAGCTTTACGGCGACAAGGACACCGACATGAGCGCCCAGCTCACCAAGATGCGCCAGCTCGCCCCCCAGGCCATCGTATGCTGGGGCACCAATCCGGGGCCCGCCGCCATCGCCAAGAACGCCAAGGATCTTAAGCTTGGCATCCCCCTCTACATGAGCCACGGCGTGGCCTCCCCCAAGTTCATCGAGCTCGCGGGCGCTGCCGCCGAGGGAATAATGCTGCCCACCGGCAAGCTGC
Proteins encoded:
- a CDS encoding ABC transporter substrate-binding protein translates to MSSIRSKAGIVALCLLSAVVLMAGAAFGADKPVLKIGGVFTVTGPQSMLGDPEKKSMELFVEMINKKGGIDGQMLEAVIYDDEGDPAKAVSYTQRLINMDKVVAIVGPSLTPTTMPLIGIANAAGVPLISCAAGNKITLPPTSFVFKTAQSDILAVATIYRQLKAKKIKKVALLCVDTSFGQSGREQLKAQAAQFGITIVADELYGDKDTDMSAQLTKMRQLAPQAIVCWGTNPGPAAIAKNAKDLKLGIPLYMSHGVASPKFIELAGAAAEGIMLPTGKLPVAALLAAKDPQKASLDAYAKAYTGKYAAPPSPFGGYAWDSMMILEKALKGTKGDKAKIRANIEKVKKLRGVSGTFTFTPQDHNGLGADAFTMVVIKDGKFAIMK
- a CDS encoding ACT domain-containing protein translates to MHAQQISVFIENKAGRLAEVTRILSEAGINIRALALADTSDFGILRLIVNDNDGAEEALKLSGFTVRKTRVLAVEVPDRPGGLHEILARLNDSGINVEYMYAFVRQSSENAIMIFRFDDPDAAVTVLTEKGFSVVPGEKLYTL